A region from the Lagopus muta isolate bLagMut1 chromosome 27, bLagMut1 primary, whole genome shotgun sequence genome encodes:
- the PCNA gene encoding proliferating cell nuclear antigen has product MFEARLVQGSVLKRVLEALKDLITEACWDLGSGGISLQSMDSSHVSLVQLTLRSEGFDTYRCDRNIAMGVNLNSMSKILKCAGNEDIITLRAEDNADTLALVFEAPNQEKVSDYEMKLMDLDVEQLGIPEQEYSCVVKMPSAEFARICRDLSHIGDAVVISCAKDGVKFSANGELGNGNIKLSQTSNVDKEEEAVTIEMNEPVQLTFALRYLNFFTKATPLSPTVTLSMSADVPLVVEYKIADMGHLKYYLAPKIEDQQEGS; this is encoded by the exons ATGTTTGAGGCGCGGCTTGTGCAGGGCTCGGTGCTCAAGCGGGTGCTGGAGGCCCTGAAGGACCTCATCACCGAGGCGTGCTGGGACCTAGGATCAGGCGGCATCAGCCTGCAGAGCATGGACTCCTCGCACGTTTCTTTGGTGCAGCTCACGCTGCGTTCTGAGGGCTTCGACACCTACCGCTGCGACCGTAACATCGCCATGGGCGTCAACCTCAACAG CATGTCTAAAATACTGAAGTGTGCTGGAAATGAAGACATCATAACTCTTAGGGCAGAAGACAATGCGGATACGTTGGCTCTCGTGTTTGAAGCACCAA ATCAGGAAAAGGTTTCTGATTATGAGATGAAGCTTATGGATCTCGATGTGGAACAGCTTGGAATTCCA GAACAAGAATACAGTTGTGTTGTGAAAATGCCTTCTGCTGAATTTGCACGCATCTGTAGAGACCTCAGCCACATTGGTGATGCTGTTGTCATCTCCTGTGCAAAAGACGGTGTGAAATTTTCAGCTAATGGAGAGTTAGGAAATGGAAACATCAAGCTGTCACAGACCAGTAACGTGGACAAAGAGGAAGAAGCT GTTACAATAGAAATGAATGAGCCAGTCCAGTTGACTTTTGCTCTGAGGTATTTGAACTTTTTTACCAAAGCCACCCCCCTGTCACCTACAGTAACACTCAGCATGTCTGCAGATGTTCCTCTGG TTGTGGAGTACAAGATCGCTGATATGGGACATTTAAAATACTACCTGGCTCCAAAGATTGAAGACCAGCAAGAAGGCTCTTAA
- the TMEM230 gene encoding transmembrane protein 230, whose product MMPSRTNLSAGIPSSKVKYSKLASTDDGYIDLQFKKSPPKIPYKAIALAVVLFMIGTFLIIIGALLLAGYISKGGTDRAIPVLIIGILVFLPGFYHLRIAYYASKGYRGYSYDDIPDFDD is encoded by the exons ATGATGCCATCAAGAACGAATCTCTCTGCTGGGATTCCCAGTAGCAAAGTCAAATATTCCAAGCTCGCCAGCACTGATGATGGATATATTGACCTGCAG TTCAAGAAGAGCCCACCAAAAATCCCCTACAAGGCAATTGCATTGGCTGTTGTGCTCTTCATGATTGGAACTTTTCTCATTATCATCGGAGCCCTCCTCTTGGCAGGATACATTAGCAAAGGC ggaacagACCGTGCCATCCCCGTGCTCATCATTGGGATCCTCGTATTCCTCCCAGGATTCTACCACCTGCGCATTGCATACTATGCTTCCAAAGGCTACAGGGGCTATTCCTATGATGATATCCCAGATTTTGATGACTGA